A window of the Streptomyces sp. JB150 genome harbors these coding sequences:
- a CDS encoding transglycosylase domain-containing protein: MPSWKLISGLCLAFFGSLVAVAGIGYAMVGIPTEENAAALSQNNVYYWADGKQMVATGSGENRQNISFEQIPKDMQWAVISAENKTFYEDSGVDPMGIARALANMATGGDTQGGSTITQQFVKNTYLSQEQTVSRKFKEMFISIKVGTKLDKRDILQGYLNTSYYGRGAYGIQAAAQTYYGKDAEDLSASECAFLAALLKGPTYYDPAGNEGLDSSATPDANRERSEKRWRWILGEMNKDGHLSDAKYQEAISEYPEPQGRKAIKGMTGQISYLVDTAKKYVLAHSDITEAQFDQGGYQIYTTFEREKVQALAQSVKKIEKERLDPKRKLDQHVQFGAASVKPNDGAIVALYGGAGYEKGHFNNNADTSGVPVGSTWKPFVLAAAMQYGTYKSDGVGVSPMSKYNGNDHLKVQKPDGSYYLKEDNSLFYQENESDHPWGYITLHKAMEQSVNTPFVQLGVDVGMEKVRDIAQQAGILKQSFSETNPSFALGTSTPSAIRMADAYATFAASGKQVDPYSVKQVKRGGQPLPGFDKPAVKEAIPANVANNVTKVLENVIENGTAQNAKALGRTAAGKTGTTDENKSAWFVGYTQQLSTAVAMFRENPKSHALLSMNGTAGKDSIHGGDIPTEVWTEYMKVALKGESDPGFPEPSPIGRVIDQVGAPSPTPSVTATPSETVTEEPSPSPSTSEPEPTPSASASESCAFGWCNDNGGPGDPGGDDGDVSPAPSVSETSGTGGNGNGGNGNGGFFGGTDTE; the protein is encoded by the coding sequence GTGCCCTCCTGGAAGCTGATCTCCGGTCTCTGCCTGGCCTTCTTCGGCAGCCTGGTCGCCGTCGCCGGCATCGGTTACGCCATGGTGGGCATCCCCACCGAGGAGAACGCCGCCGCGCTGTCCCAGAACAACGTCTACTACTGGGCCGACGGCAAGCAGATGGTCGCGACCGGCTCCGGCGAGAACCGGCAGAACATCTCGTTCGAGCAGATCCCGAAGGACATGCAGTGGGCGGTCATCTCCGCCGAGAACAAGACGTTCTACGAGGACTCCGGCGTCGACCCGATGGGTATCGCCCGCGCGCTGGCCAACATGGCCACGGGCGGTGACACCCAGGGCGGATCCACGATCACCCAGCAGTTCGTCAAGAACACCTACCTGAGTCAGGAACAGACCGTCTCCCGGAAGTTCAAGGAGATGTTCATCTCGATCAAGGTGGGGACGAAGCTCGACAAGCGCGACATCCTTCAGGGCTACCTGAACACCTCGTACTACGGGCGGGGCGCGTACGGCATCCAGGCCGCCGCGCAGACGTACTACGGCAAGGACGCCGAGGACCTCAGCGCCAGCGAGTGCGCCTTCCTCGCGGCCCTGCTGAAGGGACCGACGTACTACGACCCGGCCGGCAACGAGGGGCTCGACTCCTCCGCGACCCCGGACGCGAACCGGGAGCGGTCCGAGAAGCGGTGGCGCTGGATCCTCGGGGAGATGAACAAGGACGGCCACCTCTCGGACGCCAAGTACCAGGAGGCCATCAGCGAGTACCCCGAGCCCCAGGGCCGCAAGGCGATCAAGGGCATGACCGGTCAGATCAGCTACCTGGTCGACACCGCCAAGAAGTACGTGCTGGCCCACAGCGACATCACCGAGGCCCAGTTCGACCAGGGCGGCTACCAGATCTACACGACCTTCGAGCGGGAAAAGGTCCAGGCACTGGCCCAGTCCGTCAAGAAGATCGAGAAGGAGCGGCTGGACCCGAAGCGGAAGCTGGACCAGCACGTCCAGTTCGGTGCCGCGTCGGTGAAGCCCAACGACGGCGCGATCGTCGCCCTCTACGGCGGCGCCGGCTACGAGAAGGGCCACTTCAACAACAACGCGGACACCTCGGGTGTCCCCGTCGGTTCGACGTGGAAGCCGTTCGTACTCGCCGCGGCCATGCAGTACGGCACGTACAAGAGCGACGGTGTCGGCGTCTCGCCCATGAGCAAGTACAACGGCAACGACCACCTCAAGGTGCAGAAGCCGGACGGCAGCTACTACCTCAAGGAAGACAACTCGCTCTTCTACCAGGAGAACGAGAGCGACCATCCCTGGGGCTACATCACCCTGCACAAGGCGATGGAGCAGTCCGTGAACACCCCGTTCGTGCAGCTCGGCGTCGACGTCGGCATGGAGAAGGTGCGGGACATCGCCCAGCAGGCGGGCATCCTGAAGCAGAGCTTCTCCGAGACCAACCCGTCGTTCGCGCTCGGCACCTCCACCCCCAGCGCGATCCGCATGGCAGACGCGTACGCGACGTTCGCGGCCTCCGGCAAGCAGGTCGATCCGTACTCGGTGAAGCAGGTCAAGCGGGGCGGCCAGCCGCTTCCGGGCTTCGACAAGCCCGCGGTCAAGGAAGCGATCCCCGCGAACGTGGCGAACAACGTCACGAAGGTCCTCGAGAACGTCATCGAGAACGGCACGGCCCAGAACGCCAAGGCCCTGGGGCGTACGGCGGCCGGCAAGACCGGTACCACCGACGAGAACAAGTCCGCCTGGTTCGTCGGCTACACCCAGCAGCTGTCGACCGCAGTGGCGATGTTCCGTGAGAACCCCAAGAGCCACGCGCTGCTCTCCATGAACGGCACGGCCGGCAAGGACTCCATCCACGGTGGTGACATCCCCACCGAGGTGTGGACCGAGTACATGAAGGTGGCGCTGAAGGGCGAGTCGGATCCCGGCTTCCCCGAGCCCTCGCCGATCGGAAGGGTCATCGACCAGGTCGGTGCCCCGTCGCCGACCCCGTCGGTCACCGCGACGCCGAGCGAGACCGTGACCGAGGAGCCCAGCCCCTCGCCCAGCACGTCCGAGCCCGAGCCGACTCCGAGCGCGTCGGCGAGCGAGAGCTGCGCCTTCGGCTGGTGCAACGACAACGGTGGCCCCGGCGATCCCGGCGGTGATGACGGCGATGTCTCGCCCGCGCCCAGCGTCAGTGAGACATCCGGCACCGGTGGCAATGGCAACGGCGGCAACGGCAACGGCGGCTTCTTCGGAGGCACAGACACCGAGTGA
- a CDS encoding PadR family transcriptional regulator encodes MSRRSGILEFAVLGLLRESPMHGYELRKRLNTSLGVFRAFSYGTLYPCLKTLVANGWLIEEPSQDAEEAPAAPLTGRRAKIVYRLTAEGKEHFEQLLSQTGPDAYEDEHFAARFAFFGQTSRDVRMRVLEGRRSRLEERLEKMRASLARTRERLDDYTLELQRHGMESVEREVRWLNELIESERAGRDLRGSPSGEPAQQDTTSGAPGGLPRPGDDTRPDTPDDTAT; translated from the coding sequence ATGAGCCGGCGTTCCGGGATCCTCGAGTTCGCCGTACTCGGCCTGCTCCGCGAATCTCCGATGCACGGCTATGAGCTGCGCAAACGACTCAATACGTCACTGGGTGTGTTCCGCGCGTTCAGCTACGGGACGCTCTACCCCTGCCTCAAGACGCTGGTCGCAAACGGCTGGTTGATCGAAGAACCGAGCCAGGACGCCGAGGAGGCGCCGGCCGCCCCGCTCACGGGCCGGCGCGCCAAGATCGTCTACCGGTTGACGGCGGAGGGCAAAGAGCACTTCGAACAGCTGCTCTCGCAGACCGGCCCCGACGCGTACGAGGACGAGCACTTCGCCGCGCGGTTCGCCTTCTTCGGGCAGACGTCGCGCGATGTGCGCATGCGCGTGCTGGAGGGCCGCCGCAGCCGGCTGGAGGAGCGCCTGGAGAAGATGCGCGCCTCCCTGGCGCGCACCCGCGAGCGCCTCGACGACTACACCCTTGAGCTCCAGCGCCACGGCATGGAGTCCGTGGAGCGCGAAGTGCGCTGGCTGAACGAGCTCATCGAGAGCGAGCGGGCCGGGCGGGACCTTCGGGGTTCCCCCTCCGGGGAGCCCGCTCAGCAGGACACCACATCTGGAGCGCCGGGCGGCCTGCCCCGGCCCGGGGACGACACCCGGCCGGATACGCCCGACGACACCGCCACGTGA
- a CDS encoding inositol-3-phosphate synthase codes for MGSVRVAIVGVGNCAASLVQGVEYYKDADPASKVPGLMHVQFGDYHVRDVEFVAAFDVDAKKVGLDLADAIGASENNTIKICDVPRTGVTVQRGHTLDGLGKYYRQTIEESAEEPVDVVQVLKDKQVDVLVCYLPVGSEDAAKFYAQCAIDAKVAFVNALPVFIAGTKEWADKFTEAGVPIVGDDIKSQVGATITHRVMAKLFEDRGVILDRTMQLNVGGNMDFKNMLERERLESKKISKTQAVTSQIPDRDLGEKNVHIGPSDYVAWLDDRKWAYVRLEGRAFGDVPLNLEYKLEVWDSPNSAGVIIDALRAAKIAKDRGIGGPILSASSYFMKSPPVQYFDDEARENVEKFIKGEVER; via the coding sequence ATGGGTTCGGTTCGCGTAGCCATCGTCGGCGTGGGCAACTGCGCCGCGTCGCTGGTGCAGGGAGTCGAGTACTACAAGGACGCCGACCCGGCGTCCAAGGTCCCCGGCCTGATGCACGTGCAGTTCGGCGACTACCACGTCCGTGACGTGGAGTTCGTCGCCGCGTTCGATGTCGACGCGAAGAAGGTCGGCCTCGACCTCGCGGACGCCATCGGCGCCTCCGAGAACAACACCATCAAGATCTGCGACGTGCCCCGCACCGGCGTGACCGTCCAGCGCGGCCACACCCTCGACGGCCTCGGCAAGTACTACCGCCAGACCATCGAGGAGTCCGCCGAGGAGCCGGTCGACGTCGTCCAGGTCCTCAAGGACAAGCAGGTCGACGTCCTCGTCTGCTACCTGCCGGTCGGCTCCGAGGACGCGGCGAAGTTCTACGCCCAGTGCGCCATCGACGCCAAGGTCGCCTTCGTCAACGCCCTCCCGGTCTTCATCGCCGGCACCAAGGAGTGGGCGGACAAGTTCACCGAGGCGGGCGTCCCGATCGTCGGTGACGACATCAAGTCCCAGGTCGGCGCCACCATCACGCACCGCGTCATGGCGAAGCTGTTCGAGGACCGCGGCGTCATCCTGGACCGCACCATGCAGCTGAACGTCGGCGGCAACATGGACTTCAAGAACATGCTCGAGCGCGAGCGCCTGGAGTCCAAGAAGATCTCCAAGACGCAGGCCGTCACCTCGCAGATCCCCGACCGGGACCTCGGCGAGAAGAACGTCCACATCGGCCCGTCCGACTACGTCGCCTGGCTCGACGACCGCAAGTGGGCCTACGTCCGCCTCGAGGGCCGCGCCTTCGGTGACGTCCCGCTGAACCTGGAGTACAAGCTCGAGGTCTGGGACTCCCCGAACTCCGCCGGCGTCATCATCGACGCCCTGCGCGCCGCGAAGATCGCCAAGGACCGCGGCATCGGCGGCCCGATCCTGTCGGCGTCCTCGTACTTCATGAAGTCCCCGCCGGTCCAGTACTTCGACGACGAGGCCCGCGAGAACGTCGAGAAGTTCATCAAGGGCGAGGTCGAGCGCTAG
- a CDS encoding MFS transporter, with amino-acid sequence MAVVRDLRVLLRFRNFRRLLAVRLLSQGADGVYQVGLATYVVFSPERQASPAAIASAMAVLLLPYSLVGPFAGVLLDRWRRRQVFLYGNVLRALLATGTALLMTSHVPDWLFYVSALCVTAVNRFVLSGLSAALPRVVDAERLVMANSLSPTAGTLAATAGGGLAFVVRLAGSDSDAAVVLLGAALYLCGAAASLRMHRDLLGPDPEQVRPRLGAALSGTLRDLRAGVRHLAGPARREAAWALASMTLMRFCYGALTVMLLMLCRYALTSDTDDGLTLLGLALGVSGAGFFVAAVLTPWAAGRLGPGRWIVVCAAAAAVLEPALGLPFATGPLLVAAFVLGLTTQGAKIATDTVVQSSVEDGFRGRAFSVYDVLFNVAFVGAAGVAALMLPPDGRSTALVVLVALTYATVAVAMARFERR; translated from the coding sequence ATGGCCGTCGTACGTGATCTGCGCGTCCTGCTCCGCTTCCGGAACTTCCGGCGACTGCTCGCCGTACGACTGCTCTCCCAGGGCGCCGACGGCGTCTACCAGGTCGGCCTCGCCACGTACGTCGTCTTCTCCCCGGAGAGACAGGCCTCACCCGCCGCGATCGCCTCCGCCATGGCGGTGCTGCTGCTCCCGTACTCCCTGGTGGGCCCGTTCGCGGGCGTGCTCCTCGACCGCTGGCGCCGCCGCCAGGTCTTCCTCTACGGCAATGTGCTGCGCGCCCTGCTGGCCACGGGCACCGCGCTTCTGATGACCAGCCACGTCCCGGACTGGCTCTTCTACGTCTCCGCCCTCTGTGTCACCGCCGTCAACCGCTTCGTGCTCTCCGGCCTGTCCGCCGCGCTGCCGCGCGTGGTCGACGCCGAGCGCCTGGTGATGGCCAACTCCCTTTCGCCGACCGCCGGGACCCTGGCCGCGACCGCGGGCGGCGGCCTCGCCTTCGTCGTACGGCTGGCCGGGTCCGACTCCGACGCGGCAGTGGTGCTGCTGGGCGCCGCACTGTACCTGTGCGGCGCCGCCGCCTCCCTGCGCATGCACCGTGACCTGCTGGGGCCGGATCCCGAGCAGGTCCGTCCCCGCCTCGGGGCGGCTCTGTCCGGCACCCTGCGCGACCTCCGGGCGGGCGTGCGCCATCTCGCGGGACCCGCCCGCCGGGAAGCCGCCTGGGCACTGGCGTCGATGACGCTGATGCGCTTCTGCTACGGCGCGCTCACGGTGATGCTGCTGATGCTCTGCCGGTACGCGCTGACGTCGGACACCGACGACGGACTCACCCTGCTGGGGCTGGCCCTCGGCGTCTCCGGTGCCGGATTCTTCGTCGCCGCCGTGCTGACGCCCTGGGCCGCCGGGCGGCTCGGGCCCGGCCGCTGGATCGTCGTCTGCGCGGCCGCGGCCGCCGTGCTGGAGCCGGCCCTGGGACTGCCCTTCGCCACCGGCCCGCTCCTCGTGGCGGCCTTCGTGCTCGGGCTGACCACCCAGGGCGCCAAGATCGCGACGGACACCGTCGTCCAGTCCTCGGTCGAGGACGGCTTCCGCGGCCGGGCCTTCTCCGTCTACGACGTCCTGTTCAACGTCGCCTTCGTCGGAGCGGCCGGCGTGGCCGCCCTGATGCTGCCCCCGGACGGCCGCTCCACGGCACTGGTGGTCCTCGTCGCTCTGACCTACGCGACGGTTGCTGTGGCTATGGCCCGCTTTGAGCGCCGCTGA
- a CDS encoding CCA tRNA nucleotidyltransferase, translating into MPNAKEEITSAVTQEQDRAVTEPLQVAPVADDLARRFQEAGFSLALVGGSVRDALLGRLGNDLDFTTDARPEDVLKIVRPWADAVWDVGIAFGTVGAQKDGYQIEVTTYRSEAYDRTSRKPEVSYGDSIEEDLVRRDFTVNAMAVALPEKTFIDPYGGLDDLAARVLRTPGTPEESFSDDPLRMMRAARFAAQLDFEVAPEVVTAMTEMAGRIEIVSAERVRDELNKLILSAHPRKGLTLLVDTGLAGYVLPELPALRLESDEHHRHKDVYEHTLIVLEQAIALEEDGPDLTLRLAALLHDIGKPRTRRFEKDGRVSFHHHEVVGAKMTKKRMTALKYSNELIKDVSRLVELHLRFHGYGTGEWTDSAVRRYVRDAGHLLERLHKLTRSDCTTRNKRKAAALSRAYDGLEERIAQLQEQEELDAIRPDLDGNQIMEILGIKPGPEVGQAYKHMLELRLENGPMGHDEAVAALKEWWAERS; encoded by the coding sequence GTGCCGAACGCCAAGGAAGAAATCACCAGCGCCGTGACCCAGGAGCAGGACCGTGCGGTGACCGAGCCGCTGCAGGTCGCCCCGGTCGCCGATGACCTCGCTCGCCGATTCCAGGAGGCCGGGTTCTCTCTCGCCCTGGTCGGCGGCTCGGTCCGGGACGCGCTGCTCGGCCGGCTCGGCAACGACCTGGACTTCACGACCGACGCCCGCCCCGAGGACGTGCTGAAGATCGTGCGGCCCTGGGCGGACGCCGTCTGGGACGTCGGCATCGCCTTCGGCACGGTCGGGGCGCAGAAGGACGGTTACCAGATCGAGGTGACCACCTACCGGTCGGAGGCCTACGACCGGACGTCCCGCAAGCCGGAGGTCTCGTACGGCGACTCCATCGAGGAGGACCTCGTCCGGCGTGACTTCACCGTCAACGCGATGGCGGTGGCCCTGCCGGAGAAGACGTTCATCGACCCGTACGGCGGGCTCGACGATCTCGCGGCGCGGGTGCTGCGCACCCCGGGGACGCCCGAGGAGTCCTTCTCGGACGATCCGCTGCGGATGATGCGGGCCGCGCGTTTCGCCGCGCAGCTCGACTTCGAGGTGGCTCCCGAGGTCGTCACGGCGATGACGGAGATGGCCGGGCGGATCGAGATCGTCTCGGCCGAGCGGGTGCGGGACGAGCTGAACAAGCTCATCCTCTCCGCCCATCCGCGCAAGGGGCTCACGCTGCTCGTGGACACCGGGCTGGCCGGGTATGTGCTGCCCGAGCTGCCGGCCCTGCGTCTGGAGAGCGACGAGCACCACCGGCACAAGGACGTCTACGAGCACACGCTGATCGTCCTGGAGCAGGCGATCGCGCTGGAGGAGGACGGCCCGGACCTGACGCTCCGGCTGGCGGCGCTGCTGCACGACATCGGCAAGCCGCGCACCCGCCGCTTCGAGAAGGACGGCCGCGTCTCGTTCCACCACCACGAGGTGGTCGGGGCGAAGATGACCAAGAAGCGCATGACCGCGCTGAAGTACTCTAACGAGCTGATCAAGGACGTCTCCCGGCTGGTGGAGCTGCACCTGCGCTTCCACGGCTACGGCACGGGAGAGTGGACCGACTCGGCGGTGCGCCGCTACGTCCGGGACGCGGGCCATCTCCTGGAGCGGCTGCACAAGCTGACCCGCTCGGACTGCACGACGCGGAACAAGCGCAAGGCAGCCGCGCTCTCCCGGGCGTACGACGGTCTGGAGGAGCGCATCGCCCAGCTCCAGGAGCAGGAGGAGCTGGACGCGATCCGGCCCGACCTCGACGGCAACCAGATCATGGAAATCCTGGGCATCAAGCCGGGCCCCGAGGTCGGCCAGGCCTACAAGCACATGCTGGAGCTGCGGCTGGAGAACGGGCCGATGGGGCACGACGAGGCGGTCGCGGCGCTCAAGGAGTGGTGGGCCGAGCGAAGCTGA
- a CDS encoding DUF6049 family protein, with translation MAEAADIQGTCPSPARRRLLRAGALLAGAPLLAGLCQLSAAPAADAAARTTAKAASGSRTVAVALDSFSPAAPTDGDTLTVSGTVTNKGKETITDAHVDLRVGEELTTRSGIDTAAKNGAYVPGSDGREVGGDYTQAFDQLTPGVSEHFSISVPVDELDLGDEGVYSLGVSLTGETASRPWDEVLGFQRTFLPWQPDEAEPRTRTTFLWPLVSTAHMTAETGSNEQQTPVFLNEDLAAEIAPGGRLAQMVALGKDLDVTWVIDPDLLASVDAMTRSYEVRAGDDTVPGSRQAVANQWLAELQKAVAGKEVVALPYADPDLASLAHHGTDVTGSLSQYKAATDVAATTVESILHVQPSTDFAWPVDGAIDPSIVKVATSAGADRVITRSDSLEESGALPYTPSAARPIGGGTTAVVADARLSTAFEADLTKASAGTLAVQRFLAQSLAVNQQTDKQRSIVVAPQRMPSASQARAMAQAITALQGGTWTETQELSAAAEAKPDARATRKVPPASAYPSALRKRELPREAFEQIATTQDKLDDFRVILSFPLRVATPFGRAINREMSTSWHGRGAEAQSYRDGVEDYLDDLAKQVKLIDKSETKLSGRSATIPVTVQNNLVQGVDNLVLRLTSTSPTRLEIGGKAYAEQRVSVSGGHSQSVKFDTSANANGRVTVIAQLFTEDGQPYGEAVQFDVKVTEITATVMLVIGGGVLLLVLAGFRMYTQRKRAAARQAEEDGQEPADAPAETTKDTSADASADAVTGGPADARHSARTPENPEDPDDRHTEESGTRPGAGDPEQPSDPTPDTPAENADPSGAGERVDR, from the coding sequence GTGGCCGAGGCGGCAGACATCCAGGGGACGTGTCCCTCACCTGCCCGCCGGCGGCTGCTGCGCGCCGGAGCACTGCTGGCGGGGGCACCCCTCCTGGCCGGCCTGTGCCAGCTGTCCGCCGCGCCGGCCGCGGACGCCGCCGCCCGGACCACCGCGAAGGCCGCCTCCGGCTCACGCACGGTGGCCGTCGCCCTCGACTCGTTCAGCCCGGCCGCCCCCACGGACGGTGACACCCTCACCGTCTCCGGCACGGTGACCAACAAGGGCAAGGAAACGATCACCGACGCCCATGTGGACCTGCGGGTGGGCGAGGAACTGACCACCCGCTCGGGGATCGACACCGCCGCCAAGAACGGCGCATACGTTCCGGGCTCCGACGGCAGGGAAGTCGGCGGGGACTACACCCAGGCGTTCGACCAGCTCACCCCGGGCGTCTCCGAGCACTTCAGCATCTCGGTGCCGGTCGACGAGCTGGACCTCGGTGACGAGGGCGTCTACTCGCTCGGTGTCTCGCTGACCGGCGAGACCGCCTCGCGGCCCTGGGACGAGGTGCTGGGCTTCCAGCGGACCTTCCTGCCCTGGCAGCCCGACGAGGCGGAACCGAGGACCAGAACGACGTTCCTGTGGCCGCTGGTCTCCACGGCGCACATGACGGCCGAGACCGGCTCCAACGAGCAGCAGACCCCGGTCTTCCTCAACGAGGACCTCGCCGCGGAGATCGCCCCCGGCGGCCGGCTGGCGCAGATGGTGGCGCTCGGCAAGGACCTGGACGTCACCTGGGTGATCGACCCGGACCTGCTGGCCTCCGTCGACGCGATGACGCGCAGCTACGAGGTGCGGGCCGGCGACGACACCGTCCCGGGCAGCCGGCAGGCGGTCGCCAACCAGTGGCTCGCCGAGCTGCAGAAGGCGGTGGCCGGCAAGGAGGTCGTGGCGCTGCCCTACGCCGATCCGGATCTCGCCTCCCTCGCCCACCACGGCACGGACGTCACCGGCTCGCTGAGCCAGTACAAGGCGGCCACGGACGTCGCCGCCACCACCGTGGAGTCGATCCTCCACGTGCAGCCGAGCACCGACTTCGCCTGGCCCGTCGACGGTGCGATCGACCCGTCGATCGTGAAGGTCGCCACCTCCGCGGGTGCCGACCGGGTCATCACGCGCAGCGACAGCCTCGAGGAGAGCGGCGCCCTGCCGTACACGCCGTCCGCGGCCCGCCCCATCGGCGGCGGCACCACCGCGGTCGTCGCGGACGCCCGGCTGTCCACCGCCTTCGAGGCGGATCTGACGAAGGCGTCCGCGGGCACGCTCGCCGTGCAGCGGTTCCTCGCGCAGAGCCTCGCCGTGAACCAGCAGACGGACAAGCAGCGCAGCATCGTCGTCGCCCCGCAGCGCATGCCGAGCGCGAGCCAGGCGCGGGCGATGGCGCAGGCGATCACGGCTCTCCAGGGCGGCACCTGGACCGAGACGCAGGAGCTGAGCGCCGCCGCCGAGGCCAAGCCGGACGCCCGGGCCACCAGGAAGGTGCCGCCCGCCTCGGCGTACCCGTCGGCGCTGCGCAAGCGGGAACTGCCCCGTGAGGCGTTCGAGCAGATCGCGACCACGCAGGACAAGCTCGACGACTTCCGGGTGATCCTCTCCTTCCCGCTGCGCGTGGCGACGCCGTTCGGGCGGGCCATAAACCGCGAGATGTCCACGTCGTGGCACGGCCGTGGCGCCGAGGCGCAGAGCTACCGCGACGGCGTGGAGGACTACCTCGACGACCTCGCCAAGCAGGTCAAGCTGATCGACAAGTCGGAGACCAAGCTCTCCGGCCGCAGCGCCACCATCCCGGTGACCGTGCAGAACAACCTGGTGCAGGGCGTCGACAACCTGGTGCTGCGGCTCACCTCCACCAGCCCCACCCGCCTGGAGATCGGCGGCAAGGCCTACGCCGAGCAGCGCGTCTCCGTCTCCGGCGGGCACAGCCAGTCGGTGAAGTTCGACACCTCCGCCAACGCCAACGGCCGGGTGACGGTGATCGCCCAGCTGTTCACCGAAGACGGGCAGCCGTACGGTGAGGCCGTCCAGTTCGACGTGAAGGTCACCGAGATCACGGCCACTGTGATGCTCGTCATCGGCGGCGGCGTGCTGCTGCTGGTCCTCGCCGGTTTCCGGATGTACACCCAGCGCAAGCGGGCGGCCGCCCGGCAGGCCGAGGAGGACGGTCAGGAACCGGCGGACGCGCCGGCGGAGACGACGAAGGACACGTCGGCTGACGCGTCGGCGGACGCGGTGACGGGCGGCCCGGCGGACGCGCGGCACTCCGCGCGCACGCCCGAGAACCCGGAAGACCCCGACGACCGTCACACCGAGGAGTCGGGCACCCGGCCCGGGGCAGGCGACCCGGAGCAGCCGAGTGACCCGACACCGGACACCCCAGCGGAAAACGCCGACCCGTCCGGCGCGGGTGAGAGAGTGGACCGTTGA